The following are encoded together in the Thermoanaerobaculia bacterium genome:
- a CDS encoding carboxypeptidase-like regulatory domain-containing protein, which produces MRGLFRSLAIFTMATGLAASMYAQATSGNIYGSVSDEQGGKLPGVAVTLSGCGAPRSTTTGAQGDFRFLNLAPCTYAVKTELSG; this is translated from the coding sequence ATGAGGGGACTCTTTCGAAGCCTCGCCATCTTCACGATGGCGACCGGGCTCGCCGCGTCGATGTACGCGCAGGCGACGTCCGGAAACATTTACGGGTCGGTGAGTGACGAACAGGGGGGCAAGCTCCCCGGCGTCGCGGTGACCCTGTCGGGCTGCGGCGCGCCGCGGAGCACGACGACGGGAGCGCAGGGCGACTTCCGTTTCCTGAACCTCGCGCCGTGCACCTACGCGGTCAAGACGGAGCTCTCCGGC